A genomic stretch from Malus domestica chromosome 15, GDT2T_hap1 includes:
- the LOC103401657 gene encoding uncharacterized protein isoform X1 encodes MDKVSSDCPYPGCFFCVMKEGNPSKRRASILKFFRELPAQDDDGQVLPISGLWNTAMAHPNDPEFIELGIFECMAALIWKGLKNRRWLSHDQNIYIPYYAAHIIGSYTMNMEEFAESSVHAGVIPPLVELLRGRLTWVEQRVAVRALGHLATYASTFPAVASHGEILELSIQLAMSSLEIVYSHFYQYVDRRLSYHCDLLTRGMGGVEMESRKAEEWASQLQCWSLQLINCFAFKPEFLPTICNPEFLTKLPGMWGGLVNENSPAGIGLLRTICHHKLGRGPVAGCPSIIESLCNISRSSDDWQYMTIDCLLWLLQDPSTCHKVVDKAVPALVDLAEITTLGDHKKLGDSIVNVLEECVQSQGTGRNSFSNRTKELIEELLNSRQRLKWEKNMPKEDLHIKQAAALVVKLEGNSLFSSGNISGAASKYSEALALCPMRSKKERVVLYSNRAQCHLLLQQPLTAISDATRALCLHNPLNRHAKSLWRRAQAYDMLGFAKESLLDAILFINECSQSNDPDLSLRQNKVPDYAERLVKKQMRAAWLFREAAIKHGGVHCEGDAGDVFGRETDDSEWETASESDIGNDGRDEMGNEEEEEDDDDDDDDDSEWKNNDERKEKYDKSSIKGGMELPRMLKPKAWIQCAACGR; translated from the exons ATGGATAAAGTGTCTTCTGACTGTCCATACCCAGGATGTTTCTTTTGTGTCATGAAGGAAGGGAACCCAAGTAAGCGAAGAGCCAGCATCCTGAAGTTCTTTAGAGAGCTTCCTGCACAGGATGACGATGGCCAGGTTCTTCCTATCAGTGGCCTTTGGAACACTGCCATGGCACATCCGAATGACCCTGAGTTCATTGAGCTTGGCATCTTTGAATGTATGGCTGCATTGATATGGAAGGGTCTAAAGAACCGTCGCTGGCTTTCTCATGATCAGAATATATACATTCCTTATTATGCTGCTCATATTATTGGATCATACACCATGAACATGGAAGAATTTGCTGAAAGTTCTGTTCATGCTGGGGTAATCCCTCCCTTAGTTGAGCTTTTGAGAGGAAGGTTAACTTGGGTTGAACAGAGAGTGGCAGTTCGAGCTTTAGGGCACTTGGCTACCTATGCCAGCACTTTTCCTGCCGTGGCAAGTCATGGCGAAATTCTTGAGCTTTCGATTCAACTAGCAATGAGCTCACTGGAAATAGTCTATTCTCATTTTTACCAGTATGTTGACAGAAGGTTAAGCTATCACTGCGATCTGCTCACCCGCGGTATGGGAGGTGTTGAAATGGAGTCCAGAAAGGCAGAAGAGTGGGCGAGTCAGTTACAGTGCTGGTCCCTCCAGCTTATTAACTGCTTTGCCTTTAAACCGGAGTTTCTTCCTACCATATGCAATCCTGAATTCTTAACGAAACTACCTGGCATGTGGGGTGGGCTTGTTAATGAAAACTCACCAGCTGGTATCGGTTTATTAAGGACAATTTGCCATCATAAGCTTGGTAGAGGACCAGTTGCTGGCTGTCCCAGTATCATCGAATCTTTGTGTAATATATCTAGGTCATCAGATGATTGGCAGTATATGACTATTGATTGCCTTCTGTGGTTGCTTCAAGACCCTAGTACCTGCCATAAG GTTGTTGATAAGGCCGTACCTGCACTTGTTGACCTTGCTGAGATTACAACTCTGGGTGATCACAAGAAACTAGGAGATTCCATTGTTAATGTTCTTGAGGAATGTGTCCAGTCCCAAGGGACAGGACGTAACTCTTTTAGTAACCGAACGAAAGAATTGATCGAGGAACTTTTGAATTCCAGACAGAGATTGAAATGGGAAAAGAATATGCCTAAAGAGGATCTCCATATTAAACAGGCTGCAGCACTAGTGGTCAAGCTTGAAGGAAATTCTCTGTTCTCATCAGGAAATATATCTGGAGCTGCATCAAAATACTCAGAAGCTCTGGCATTGTGTCCGATGAGATCCAAAAAGGAGAGGGTTGTTCTGTACAGTAACCGAGCTCAGTGTCATCTTCTGTTGCAACAGCCCTTGACAGCTATTAGTGATGCTACTCGTGCACTTTGTCTTCACAACCCACTGAACCGTCATGCCAAAAGTCTTTGGAGAAGAGCGCAGGCTTATGACATGCTTGGGTTTGCAAAAGAGAGTTTGCTAGATGCCATTCTGTTCATAAACGAGTGCTCTCAGTCAAATGATCCTGATCTCTCATTGAGGCAGAATAAAGTTCCAGACTATGCTGAACGATTGGTTAAAAAGCAGATGCGTGCAGCGTGGTTATTTAGAGAAGCAGCTATCAAACATGGGGGTGtccattgtgagggtgatgctGGTGACGTCTTTGGCCGAGAGACTGATGATTCCGAATGGGAGACTGCAAGCGAGAGTGATATAGGAAATGATGGAAGAGATGAAATGGGAaatgaagaggaggaggaggatgatgatgatgatgatgatgatgatagcGAATGGAagaataatgatgagaggaaAGAGAAATATGATAAGTCTTCAATTAAAG
- the LOC103401657 gene encoding uncharacterized protein isoform X3, with amino-acid sequence MDKVSSDCPYPGCFFCVMKEGNPSKRRASILKFFRELPAQDDDGQVLPISGLWNTAMAHPNDPEFIELGIFECMAALIWKGLKNRRWLSHDQNIYIPYYAAHIIGSYTMNMEEFAESSVHAGVIPPLVELLRGRLTWVEQRVAVRALGHLATYASTFPAVASHGEILELSIQLAMSSLEIVYSHFYQYVDRRLSYHCDLLTRGMGGVEMESRKAEEWASQLQCWSLQLINCFAFKPEFLPTICNPEFLTKLPGMWGGLVNENSPAGIGLLRTICHHKLGRGPVAGCPSIIESLCNISRSSDDWQYMTIDCLLWLLQDPSTCHKVVDKAVPALVDLAEITTLGDHKKLGDSIVNVLEECVQSQGTGRNSFSNRTKELIEELLNSRQRLKWEKNMPKEDLHIKQAAALVVKLEGNSLFSSGNISGAASKYSEALALCPMRSKKERVVLYSNRAQCHLLLQQPLTAISDATRALCLHNPLNRHAKSLWRRAQAYDMLGFAKESLLDAILFINECSQSNDPDLSLRQNKVPDYAERLVKKQMRAAWLFREAAIKHGGVHCEGDAGDVFGRETDDSEWETASESDIGNDGRDEMGNEEEEEDDDDDDDDDSEWKNNDERKEKYDKSSIKACGR; translated from the exons ATGGATAAAGTGTCTTCTGACTGTCCATACCCAGGATGTTTCTTTTGTGTCATGAAGGAAGGGAACCCAAGTAAGCGAAGAGCCAGCATCCTGAAGTTCTTTAGAGAGCTTCCTGCACAGGATGACGATGGCCAGGTTCTTCCTATCAGTGGCCTTTGGAACACTGCCATGGCACATCCGAATGACCCTGAGTTCATTGAGCTTGGCATCTTTGAATGTATGGCTGCATTGATATGGAAGGGTCTAAAGAACCGTCGCTGGCTTTCTCATGATCAGAATATATACATTCCTTATTATGCTGCTCATATTATTGGATCATACACCATGAACATGGAAGAATTTGCTGAAAGTTCTGTTCATGCTGGGGTAATCCCTCCCTTAGTTGAGCTTTTGAGAGGAAGGTTAACTTGGGTTGAACAGAGAGTGGCAGTTCGAGCTTTAGGGCACTTGGCTACCTATGCCAGCACTTTTCCTGCCGTGGCAAGTCATGGCGAAATTCTTGAGCTTTCGATTCAACTAGCAATGAGCTCACTGGAAATAGTCTATTCTCATTTTTACCAGTATGTTGACAGAAGGTTAAGCTATCACTGCGATCTGCTCACCCGCGGTATGGGAGGTGTTGAAATGGAGTCCAGAAAGGCAGAAGAGTGGGCGAGTCAGTTACAGTGCTGGTCCCTCCAGCTTATTAACTGCTTTGCCTTTAAACCGGAGTTTCTTCCTACCATATGCAATCCTGAATTCTTAACGAAACTACCTGGCATGTGGGGTGGGCTTGTTAATGAAAACTCACCAGCTGGTATCGGTTTATTAAGGACAATTTGCCATCATAAGCTTGGTAGAGGACCAGTTGCTGGCTGTCCCAGTATCATCGAATCTTTGTGTAATATATCTAGGTCATCAGATGATTGGCAGTATATGACTATTGATTGCCTTCTGTGGTTGCTTCAAGACCCTAGTACCTGCCATAAG GTTGTTGATAAGGCCGTACCTGCACTTGTTGACCTTGCTGAGATTACAACTCTGGGTGATCACAAGAAACTAGGAGATTCCATTGTTAATGTTCTTGAGGAATGTGTCCAGTCCCAAGGGACAGGACGTAACTCTTTTAGTAACCGAACGAAAGAATTGATCGAGGAACTTTTGAATTCCAGACAGAGATTGAAATGGGAAAAGAATATGCCTAAAGAGGATCTCCATATTAAACAGGCTGCAGCACTAGTGGTCAAGCTTGAAGGAAATTCTCTGTTCTCATCAGGAAATATATCTGGAGCTGCATCAAAATACTCAGAAGCTCTGGCATTGTGTCCGATGAGATCCAAAAAGGAGAGGGTTGTTCTGTACAGTAACCGAGCTCAGTGTCATCTTCTGTTGCAACAGCCCTTGACAGCTATTAGTGATGCTACTCGTGCACTTTGTCTTCACAACCCACTGAACCGTCATGCCAAAAGTCTTTGGAGAAGAGCGCAGGCTTATGACATGCTTGGGTTTGCAAAAGAGAGTTTGCTAGATGCCATTCTGTTCATAAACGAGTGCTCTCAGTCAAATGATCCTGATCTCTCATTGAGGCAGAATAAAGTTCCAGACTATGCTGAACGATTGGTTAAAAAGCAGATGCGTGCAGCGTGGTTATTTAGAGAAGCAGCTATCAAACATGGGGGTGtccattgtgagggtgatgctGGTGACGTCTTTGGCCGAGAGACTGATGATTCCGAATGGGAGACTGCAAGCGAGAGTGATATAGGAAATGATGGAAGAGATGAAATGGGAaatgaagaggaggaggaggatgatgatgatgatgatgatgatgatagcGAATGGAagaataatgatgagaggaaAGAGAAATATGATAAGTCTTCAATTAAAG
- the LOC103401657 gene encoding uncharacterized protein isoform X2: MDKVSSDCPYPGCFFCVMKEGNPSKRRASILKFFRELPAQDDDGQVLPISGLWNTAMAHPNDPEFIELGIFECMAALIWKGLKNRRWLSHDQNIYIPYYAAHIIGSYTMNMEEFAESSVHAGVIPPLVELLRGRLTWVEQRVAVRALGHLATYASTFPAVASHGEILELSIQLAMSSLEIVYSHFYQYVDRRLSYHCDLLTRGMGGVEMESRKAEEWASQLQCWSLQLINCFAFKPEFLPTICNPEFLTKLPGMWGGLVNENSPAGIGLLRTICHHKLGRGPVAGCPSIIESLCNISRSSDDWQYMTIDCLLWLLQDPSTCHKVVDKAVPALVDLAEITTLGDHKKLGDSIVNVLEECVQSQGTGRNSFSNRTKELIEELLNSRQRLKWEKNMPKEDLHIKQAAALVVKLEGNSLFSSGNISGAASKYSEALALCPMRSKKERVVLYSNRAQCHLLLQQPLTAISDATRALCLHNPLNRHAKSLWRRAQAYDMLGFAKESLLDAILFINECSQSNDPDLSLRQNKVPDYAERLVKKQMRAAWLFREAAIKHGGVHCEGDAGDVFGRETDDSEWETASESDIGNDGRDEMGNEEEEEDDDDDDDDDSEWKNNDERKEKYDKSSIKDLKHGYNVQLAEDEP; the protein is encoded by the exons ATGGATAAAGTGTCTTCTGACTGTCCATACCCAGGATGTTTCTTTTGTGTCATGAAGGAAGGGAACCCAAGTAAGCGAAGAGCCAGCATCCTGAAGTTCTTTAGAGAGCTTCCTGCACAGGATGACGATGGCCAGGTTCTTCCTATCAGTGGCCTTTGGAACACTGCCATGGCACATCCGAATGACCCTGAGTTCATTGAGCTTGGCATCTTTGAATGTATGGCTGCATTGATATGGAAGGGTCTAAAGAACCGTCGCTGGCTTTCTCATGATCAGAATATATACATTCCTTATTATGCTGCTCATATTATTGGATCATACACCATGAACATGGAAGAATTTGCTGAAAGTTCTGTTCATGCTGGGGTAATCCCTCCCTTAGTTGAGCTTTTGAGAGGAAGGTTAACTTGGGTTGAACAGAGAGTGGCAGTTCGAGCTTTAGGGCACTTGGCTACCTATGCCAGCACTTTTCCTGCCGTGGCAAGTCATGGCGAAATTCTTGAGCTTTCGATTCAACTAGCAATGAGCTCACTGGAAATAGTCTATTCTCATTTTTACCAGTATGTTGACAGAAGGTTAAGCTATCACTGCGATCTGCTCACCCGCGGTATGGGAGGTGTTGAAATGGAGTCCAGAAAGGCAGAAGAGTGGGCGAGTCAGTTACAGTGCTGGTCCCTCCAGCTTATTAACTGCTTTGCCTTTAAACCGGAGTTTCTTCCTACCATATGCAATCCTGAATTCTTAACGAAACTACCTGGCATGTGGGGTGGGCTTGTTAATGAAAACTCACCAGCTGGTATCGGTTTATTAAGGACAATTTGCCATCATAAGCTTGGTAGAGGACCAGTTGCTGGCTGTCCCAGTATCATCGAATCTTTGTGTAATATATCTAGGTCATCAGATGATTGGCAGTATATGACTATTGATTGCCTTCTGTGGTTGCTTCAAGACCCTAGTACCTGCCATAAG GTTGTTGATAAGGCCGTACCTGCACTTGTTGACCTTGCTGAGATTACAACTCTGGGTGATCACAAGAAACTAGGAGATTCCATTGTTAATGTTCTTGAGGAATGTGTCCAGTCCCAAGGGACAGGACGTAACTCTTTTAGTAACCGAACGAAAGAATTGATCGAGGAACTTTTGAATTCCAGACAGAGATTGAAATGGGAAAAGAATATGCCTAAAGAGGATCTCCATATTAAACAGGCTGCAGCACTAGTGGTCAAGCTTGAAGGAAATTCTCTGTTCTCATCAGGAAATATATCTGGAGCTGCATCAAAATACTCAGAAGCTCTGGCATTGTGTCCGATGAGATCCAAAAAGGAGAGGGTTGTTCTGTACAGTAACCGAGCTCAGTGTCATCTTCTGTTGCAACAGCCCTTGACAGCTATTAGTGATGCTACTCGTGCACTTTGTCTTCACAACCCACTGAACCGTCATGCCAAAAGTCTTTGGAGAAGAGCGCAGGCTTATGACATGCTTGGGTTTGCAAAAGAGAGTTTGCTAGATGCCATTCTGTTCATAAACGAGTGCTCTCAGTCAAATGATCCTGATCTCTCATTGAGGCAGAATAAAGTTCCAGACTATGCTGAACGATTGGTTAAAAAGCAGATGCGTGCAGCGTGGTTATTTAGAGAAGCAGCTATCAAACATGGGGGTGtccattgtgagggtgatgctGGTGACGTCTTTGGCCGAGAGACTGATGATTCCGAATGGGAGACTGCAAGCGAGAGTGATATAGGAAATGATGGAAGAGATGAAATGGGAaatgaagaggaggaggaggatgatgatgatgatgatgatgatgatagcGAATGGAagaataatgatgagaggaaAGAGAAATATGATAAGTCTTCAATTAAAG